The proteins below come from a single Candidatus Beckwithbacteria bacterium genomic window:
- a CDS encoding magnesium transporter CorA family protein yields the protein MLKIYFKTLKSKRFSQIKQIRSGAWLHFDQVSPDDIDQAAKLLHLGIEEIRDSLDLFEVPRIERINGTLLLFARLPYEEKTANLYTVPLTIILSKKYFVTIAPVHCELVENIGQNKLAPATTQQSKLLLQILNIVAREFMSKIKQVNDRVNKQKKGLENISNADITFLINSEEILNQYLAALQPMEAMFEVMLSGNYLRQYEGDKDLFEDVLIGLKQSTNLCRSNAKTLVSLRNSYQIIFTNNLNRTIKFLTSFTILLTIPTVIGSLYGMNVALPLGNHPMAFIFIMLITFGLSMLFLGLLFWKKWL from the coding sequence ATGCTTAAAATTTACTTTAAAACCTTAAAAAGTAAACGCTTCAGCCAAATTAAACAGATTCGTAGTGGTGCTTGGTTGCATTTTGATCAGGTGAGTCCTGATGATATTGACCAGGCAGCTAAATTATTACATTTGGGCATTGAAGAAATTAGAGATAGTTTGGATCTCTTTGAAGTCCCAAGAATTGAACGGATTAATGGAACATTACTGCTCTTTGCCCGTTTGCCTTACGAAGAAAAAACAGCCAACTTATATACAGTGCCACTAACTATCATTTTAAGTAAAAAATATTTTGTGACTATCGCTCCGGTGCACTGTGAACTGGTTGAAAATATTGGCCAAAATAAGCTAGCTCCAGCTACTACCCAGCAATCTAAACTACTGCTACAAATTTTAAATATAGTGGCGCGGGAGTTTATGTCAAAGATCAAGCAAGTTAATGATCGGGTCAATAAACAAAAAAAAGGTTTGGAAAATATCAGCAATGCGGATATTACTTTTTTGATAAATAGCGAAGAAATTCTCAATCAGTATTTAGCTGCGCTTCAACCTATGGAAGCTATGTTTGAAGTAATGCTGTCAGGCAACTATTTGCGTCAGTATGAAGGTGATAAAGATTTGTTTGAAGATGTACTGATTGGACTAAAACAATCAACCAATTTGTGCCGGAGCAATGCTAAAACCTTAGTCAGTCTGCGTAATAGCTACCAGATCATTTTTACTAATAATCTAAACCGGACTATCAAATTTTTGACCTCTTTTACGATTTTACTGACTATTCCAACGGTGATTGGAAGTCTTTATGGCATGAATGTAGCTTTGCCTTTAGGTAATCACCCTATGGCCTTTATCTTTATTATGTTAATAACTTTTGGCTTATCAATGCTTTTCCTGGGACTTTTATTTTGGAAAAAGTGGCTATAA
- a CDS encoding AAA family ATPase produces MVQLTSDQKQALESLIAWQEHPKKQFITLGGYAGTGKTTLLGVLRQKLLKKNKKLSVAFCSFTGKASQVLKENLSRQKAILDQDRVSTIHSLIYKAIDDSRGRVISWEKRDSIDQDLIIIDEASMITKKIWQDLLSFDRPIIAVGDHGQLPPIGDNFSLVAKPQLRLEQIHRQVADSPIIKLSQMAREDGYIPVGTYSSQVKKYSRTDPDIHSIVQDLLERWDEETLLLVGMNHTRVKLNNQIRLIKEIYSQEPTIGDRVICLKNSWEYGLYNGMLGIIHFIEPKFDGHGKKHWYQADIAMDDEVLFSGDISAYQFGASTTLPDIPGLTFAQMGELFDFGYALTVHKAQGSQARKVIIFEERNQHMSDEEWRRWLYTAVTRAQEGLIIVGN; encoded by the coding sequence ATGGTGCAACTAACATCAGATCAAAAACAGGCCTTAGAATCTTTGATTGCCTGGCAGGAACATCCAAAAAAACAATTCATCACTTTGGGTGGTTATGCTGGTACTGGTAAAACTACTCTATTGGGAGTATTGCGTCAAAAACTGCTTAAAAAAAATAAAAAACTTTCAGTAGCTTTTTGCTCATTTACGGGCAAAGCTTCCCAGGTTCTCAAAGAAAATCTAAGTAGGCAAAAAGCGATTTTAGATCAAGATCGGGTTAGTACTATTCACTCTCTGATTTACAAAGCTATTGACGATAGTAGGGGGCGAGTGATTAGCTGGGAAAAACGGGATAGTATTGACCAAGATCTGATTATTATTGACGAGGCTTCAATGATTACAAAAAAAATTTGGCAAGATTTGCTGAGTTTTGACCGGCCCATCATTGCTGTTGGCGATCATGGTCAGCTGCCGCCAATTGGTGATAATTTTTCACTGGTTGCTAAACCACAGCTACGACTTGAGCAAATCCATCGCCAAGTGGCTGATTCCCCTATTATTAAGCTATCGCAAATGGCTCGGGAAGATGGCTACATTCCAGTTGGAACCTATTCTAGTCAAGTTAAAAAATACTCTCGCACTGATCCAGATATTCACAGTATTGTTCAAGATTTGCTGGAGCGTTGGGATGAAGAAACTTTACTTTTGGTTGGCATGAATCATACAAGGGTTAAATTAAATAACCAAATTCGATTAATTAAAGAGATATATAGTCAAGAACCCACCATTGGTGATCGGGTCATTTGTCTCAAAAATAGTTGGGAATATGGACTCTACAACGGCATGCTGGGCATTATCCATTTTATCGAGCCAAAATTTGATGGGCATGGTAAAAAACATTGGTATCAAGCTGATATTGCTATGGACGATGAAGTGCTTTTTTCTGGAGACATTTCGGCCTATCAATTTGGGGCTAGCACTACCCTCCCCGACATTCCCGGTTTAACTTTTGCACAAATGGGAGAGCTATTTGATTTTGGCTATGCTTTGACTGTCCACAAAGCCCAAGGCTCTCAAGCCCGCAAAGTCATTATTTTTGAAGAACGTAATCAGCACATGAGTGATGAAGAGTGGCGGCGCTGGCTCTATACGGCGGTTACGAGAGCTCAAGAGGGTCTAATAATTGTAGGAAACTAG
- a CDS encoding AtpZ/AtpI family protein, with product MQLGFNLVVPLMLGVGGGVWLDKKFSTSPLFVLIGTFGGMILAGFMFYKEIKPFLKNK from the coding sequence ATGCAGCTGGGTTTTAATTTAGTAGTACCTTTGATGCTAGGTGTTGGTGGTGGAGTTTGGCTAGATAAGAAATTTAGTACCTCTCCTCTTTTTGTTTTGATTGGGACTTTTGGAGGCATGATTTTAGCTGGATTTATGTTTTATAAAGAAATCAAGCCATTTCTAAAAAACAAATAA